The Fluviicola sp. genome segment ACTCTGCCGGGAACCTGTTATTTTATTCCAACGGCGGAACTTCCCCGACTTCGAATTATACCGGCGGTGCGTGGGGAGCAAACGGGCAGTTTCTTCAAAACGGCCAAAACCTGGAGCATCTCGGGTGTTTCAGTACGCAACAGGGAGCGATCATATTACCGGACCCTGCGGGAATTTCGGCCACCAGCAAAAAATATTACCTGTTGACAAAAGATTGTATTGAAGCGGCTTTCACGGGACCTCAATCCGATCATTCGGGACTTTCTTACGGAATAATCGACATGCTGGCCAATGGCGGGAACGGTGCGGTTATTTCGCAAAACAACGTGGTAGTACCTTATCTGAATGGCGGCGGATCTACGGATTGGGAACCTCTGAACGTGGTATTGGACACAGACGATGAACAAAAATCGGGAGCTTTGGGATACTGGGTGTATTCTTACCAGGGCGACTCGCTGTATAAGATTCATTTCGGGGTGAACGGGTTTGATTCTTTCCAAACTCTTTTCCAGGAAGGCGGGAGAATTATCGTTGCCCCGGACCGTACCCATCTGATGATTAAATCCCGCTTATACGAACTGGATGCCCCGACCGGGAATTTAGTACTTGTGCATACTTTTCCAACTACGAATGACGGAGTGTTTTCATCAGACGGCAGAAAAATATACCGTGCGGAGAACAACAAGCTGATGCAGTACAATATGGACCAGGCGAATTGGCAGAATACTCCCTATGAAGTTGCATCATTCTCTCAAACTGCTCCGCAATTTTTCCTGGTTCCGTCCGGAAGAATCTTTTTGTGGAATAGCAATTCAGCTTTTTCCGCACAAATCATGTGTCCGAATACCTTCGGCCCCAATTGCAATTATACGGCATCGAATTTGTCTTTGCAGGGAGGCTCGTTAACAACACCTCCGAATATTCCGGCTCATTACCTGTATAATGCCGGGTCGGGATGTCTTTTAGGTTTGGATGAGCAAGCCGCCGAAAAGATTTCATTAGTACCCAATCCTTCGACAGGAAGCTTTAAAGTGTATTGTGACCAGCTGGACCAGTCACAACTTACAATCCGCATCACTGACCTGACGGGGAGAGTAATACGAACGGATAAAGCCACGAACCTGGAAGTGGAAGGGCAATTGGAAATCCATGCGGAAGATCTTCCAAACGGGGAGTATTTCCTGGAGTTTGTACAAAAAGACCAGGAACCGGTCATGAAGCGGTTTGTCATCCGGCAGTAATTTTTTCGGGGAATAATAAGGGGCTTCGAGGGTTTCCCCTTGGTTTTGAGGCTTTTCAGGAACGAAAAACGGAGGATTGAATTTATTCGTTACTTTAGCGGCTCTTAACTATTATTCATTATGGCTGACAACAATTCTTCAGGAGTTGAATACCGGATCAACTTCATCAACAATTCCATGAACCCGGGAAGTTTTATGATTTTCCAGCAATACCCGGAGCTAAATACACCGGATTCTTATTCCTTAGCGTGGTTCACCAAGTATCTTTATCCGTCTACACTCGGCTCGTTCAGCTGGGAACCCGCATACGATTTTGCGTGGATGGAACAGAAAGCAATCAATGCGCGTATGAAATCGGTGACGTCTCAATGTATTCCTGCAAGTTTGACGGAGTATAATACCGCATTGCTGACGTATGATAGCGGATACAATTTTGTGATCCAACCTGATAACGGGCCGGAAGGGACTTTGTACATCAAAACAGATAACACGATTCCTGCGAACCAGTTGGGGATAGGACTGGGAATGGCCGGAGCACCGACTTTTTTGATGCCTGCTCAACCGGATTCCAACCTGGCATTGAATCCTCATCCGGAGTACTGGGTAGCATTCGGAGATTACGAACAGGGAGAAATATTGAATGTGAAAGAGATGACCAATTCCGCGTTGGTCCAATTCCTGGAAGGAGTATCGGCGATCAACGTGACCCTGAACCCGGACAATACCTGGACGGTCCAGCCTGCGTAAGTATAAACTTTTAATGAAAAATCCCGGCTGCTTTATCAGACCGGGATTTTTTTATCAGTACCGCATCACTCTTTCGGATGATTCGTCGAGCATTTGATTACGCAGTTTTTGTGGAAACTGGGTGGGAGAATAGTAGATCAATTTCTCCCGGAAATGCTTTTTGATTTTCCGGGCAAAGGTACTTCCGCCTTCTATGGTAGCAAAGAAGACCGAATCGCGCTCCTTCCTGAAATAAAGCGTAGCATTCGACTTTACATGGAATGCATGCAATTCCGTCCATTCCGAATGCGGAATAATCCATTTGCTCTGTCGCTTGCGGAACAGCCCGAAACGCCTCCAGGGTTTGGTGAAAATTATCTCCCGGGGAGTTATTTCCATCACAGAGTACATAAAATAGATGAGCTCCAGGTAGAAGATAAAGATCAGGAACCCGATCAGTACCCAGATGAAATAAATCACGCTCAGGTAATCCCTTTTGATTCCCCAGACAATGATTTGGTAGTTTACGCAAAGAATTAGAATTCCTCCTAGTAATAAAGGTATTAAGTTAAGTGTGTTTCGATATTTTGCGGATCGATACATAAACTTAAATATTACAGTGAATAGATAAGTAAGTTACAGAATGCTTCTTTTGATTACAAAAAATGTTTGTTAAAATTTGGGAGGAATCATTCAGCAGGAGACAGAAAATTTTCTGCCTCTGCAATTGTACCAAATTTATCTTTTTCTGCTTATGTCGGTATAGACGAAAACCCACTGACCATGAGCAAAACAATCAACAATGTAACCGGAGATATCTACATCGGGGAAGGATCCGGGAAAATGATTCTCGACGATATGCTGAAAGCCAAACGATCCATCCGGGTAATGTCGCCGTATTTGTCTGCAAAGCTGGTGGATATTCTCCTGGAACGTTTCAGATTCGGCGTACACATCGAACTGGTGACTTCCAACGAAGTGGAAGATCACGCCCATGCGGACAAGAACAGCTACCGTATCATTCAACAGCACAAGCACGTGGACAAAGAATTGAAAAGCCGCAAGGAATTCCTGTACGTGTCGGGAATTGTTTTGATGCTCGTGTTCGGATTCCTGGCGGTTGCCAACCTTTCGGACCTGTTTGCCGAGTCGGTCAATGTTTCCGATGTCGTCGCATTTACGCTGTTTACAGGAATTGCGTTTATCGGTCAATGGATGCGCAACTACGCTAAAGGAATCCGTTTCTGGCATTACTCTTACAGTTCGCTTTTTCCCATCAAGATCTTCGGTTCGTATTTCACCCGCAAAAAGCCAGGCCGCTCCAGGGATTTTAACCTGCACAGTAAACTCTACATCATCGACGATTGCATTGCCTACCTGGGCTCTGTCAATTTCACCCGTTCGGGCTGTTTGTTCAACCACGAAACCCGTATCCGCATCACCGACCCGGAAGCCATTCGCCAACTAAAACAGGAATTCAGCGAATTGCTGTGGAACGAAGAGTATAGCCATACAAGCGTGGAGGAGTGGGGAAGAGAGGTTTATGAGAGAACGGAATGAGAGTGAGAATCCAAAGCAGATCAGCCGCGGCTGATCGCTTCGGATTAAATGAGAATAAGAGAGTAAGAAGCATTTACGCGCTTACACGTGAGAAGGGCAGGATGAGATAATTGTTTGTCAGAAAGTCATAGTTGACTCATCTGGATATCAAACTCAAAATTTCCCTGTAAAGGGTTTGTTTCTGCTCTTCCGATAAGGGATAAGGAATATCCTGGTGGTTGGCGAATTCGATTTTGGAGGATGTTCCGGCTTTACACCATTCCACCAGTTTGCGGATGCCGGCCGGAGTGATGATTCCCTGTTCGTTTTCAAACTTCGGACATTCAATACAGACGCTTCCCTGGCTGTGACGCAAATTGATTGCTGCCAGGCGTTTGTCGTCTTCCTGCTGCAATCCGTAAATAATGGAATGCGACTGATCTTCAGCAACGAGTTGGAGCCGGTCTCCGTCAAAGCGCGATTCATTATACTCGTTGTATACCCACCAGAAATAGGTTTTTCCGCCCACAACGATTTTGCGTTTCCCTTTTTTCGAGATTCCCATGCGGATGAAGATAACCAAAATTATTTTTGGAGGAGGTTGTTACCTTTTCACGTTTCCGACACTACCTTCAAAAATCACCATGAGAAAAACAATTCTTGCCTTCGTATTCGTTTGTTCCGTTTTGGGGGCTCACGCAACGACCATCCTTCCTGCCTGTAAACGCTTGCAGGTTGCCAAATACGACGCACCGACCGGAGCGCTTTCACATGCTTTCATCCCGATGCGTTTCGGAAAGGCGCAATCGACCGTTGAACTAACAGAAAAGCTGCCTGCGCATGCCGAAGTCATAGCCGTTGATATCGTCTACACCGATTTCCC includes the following:
- a CDS encoding T9SS type A sorting domain-containing protein → MRISVFIVSLLITAQCFTQNEVSTIYWGTCILDFRFSPFQVLSSNAVSSRESGASICDSAGNLLFYSNGGTSPTSNYTGGAWGANGQFLQNGQNLEHLGCFSTQQGAIILPDPAGISATSKKYYLLTKDCIEAAFTGPQSDHSGLSYGIIDMLANGGNGAVISQNNVVVPYLNGGGSTDWEPLNVVLDTDDEQKSGALGYWVYSYQGDSLYKIHFGVNGFDSFQTLFQEGGRIIVAPDRTHLMIKSRLYELDAPTGNLVLVHTFPTTNDGVFSSDGRKIYRAENNKLMQYNMDQANWQNTPYEVASFSQTAPQFFLVPSGRIFLWNSNSAFSAQIMCPNTFGPNCNYTASNLSLQGGSLTTPPNIPAHYLYNAGSGCLLGLDEQAAEKISLVPNPSTGSFKVYCDQLDQSQLTIRITDLTGRVIRTDKATNLEVEGQLEIHAEDLPNGEYFLEFVQKDQEPVMKRFVIRQ
- a CDS encoding phospholipase D-like domain-containing protein, translating into MSKTINNVTGDIYIGEGSGKMILDDMLKAKRSIRVMSPYLSAKLVDILLERFRFGVHIELVTSNEVEDHAHADKNSYRIIQQHKHVDKELKSRKEFLYVSGIVLMLVFGFLAVANLSDLFAESVNVSDVVAFTLFTGIAFIGQWMRNYAKGIRFWHYSYSSLFPIKIFGSYFTRKKPGRSRDFNLHSKLYIIDDCIAYLGSVNFTRSGCLFNHETRIRITDPEAIRQLKQEFSELLWNEEYSHTSVEEWGREVYERTE